Proteins encoded within one genomic window of Deltaproteobacteria bacterium:
- a CDS encoding HgcAB-associated protein — MAKTSKKSGAGCCGVKAVCTVETIIAVDERGQMVLPKELRKKASIKAGDRFALASFEKDGKVCCIALIRTDELVGMVKDKLGPVLKEVL, encoded by the coding sequence ATGGCAAAAACATCCAAAAAAAGCGGCGCCGGCTGCTGCGGTGTAAAAGCGGTCTGCACGGTCGAGACCATAATCGCCGTTGACGAAAGAGGCCAGATGGTACTGCCGAAGGAACTAAGAAAAAAAGCGTCCATAAAGGCAGGCGACCGCTTCGCGCTCGCAAGCTTTGAAAAAGACGGGAAGGTATGCTGTATCGCGCTTATAAGGACCGACGAGCTCGTGGGTATGGTAAAGGATAAACTCGGCCCGGTCTTAAAGGAGGTGCTCTGA
- the hgcA gene encoding mercury methylation corrinoid protein HgcA: MECCPPKPKSPKAFGTPKATSCCPPPAEAASAPKATTSEWALCDRYGAVMARLSNRFRMNYSIEPGLYSIGTPSKDSHVFVTANYKLSFDVLRRELKGINAHILVLDTKGINVWCAAGKGTFGTEELVTRIFKARLGSHVSHGKIIVPLLGAPGVAAHEVKRQTGFHVIYGPANARDIKAFIDNNMKTTPKMRVPDFGYVDRLVLTPMEFIPALKTLPYVAAFLFIIAGIGEKGFLYADATDALPLVILSLATIFTGALITPVILPLVPIRSFALKGLITGILATFGVLYISGISAAENTALTVFAYAFFPAVSSYLALQFTGATAYTNKSGVAKELKYALPLYKAAIAVSALSLITHIATKGGTL; the protein is encoded by the coding sequence ATGGAATGCTGTCCGCCAAAACCAAAATCCCCAAAGGCCTTTGGCACGCCGAAGGCAACATCGTGTTGTCCACCACCTGCTGAAGCCGCGTCCGCGCCAAAGGCGACAACCTCTGAGTGGGCGTTATGCGACCGCTACGGCGCAGTTATGGCGCGCCTCTCTAACAGATTCCGCATGAACTATTCAATAGAACCCGGGCTCTACTCCATAGGAACGCCGTCAAAGGACAGCCATGTGTTCGTCACCGCAAACTATAAGCTTTCTTTCGATGTGCTGCGGCGCGAACTAAAGGGAATAAACGCCCATATCCTTGTCCTCGACACCAAGGGCATAAACGTCTGGTGCGCGGCAGGCAAAGGCACCTTCGGCACCGAAGAGCTCGTAACACGGATATTCAAGGCACGGCTCGGCTCCCATGTCTCGCACGGAAAGATAATCGTTCCGCTTCTTGGCGCCCCGGGTGTAGCTGCCCATGAAGTAAAGCGCCAGACAGGGTTCCACGTTATCTACGGCCCTGCCAATGCACGCGACATAAAGGCCTTTATTGATAACAACATGAAGACAACGCCAAAGATGCGCGTGCCGGACTTTGGCTACGTTGACAGGCTGGTACTTACGCCGATGGAGTTCATCCCTGCGCTAAAAACACTTCCGTATGTTGCGGCGTTTTTATTCATCATAGCCGGTATCGGGGAAAAGGGATTCCTCTACGCCGACGCAACAGATGCGCTGCCGCTCGTGATACTCTCTCTTGCAACAATATTCACCGGCGCGCTCATAACGCCTGTAATCCTGCCGCTCGTGCCCATTCGCTCCTTTGCGCTAAAGGGGCTTATCACAGGAATACTCGCGACCTTCGGCGTGCTCTATATTTCCGGGATAAGCGCAGCAGAGAACACGGCCCTTACTGTTTTTGCTTACGCATTTTTCCCGGCAGTAAGCTCGTACCTCGCGCTTCAGTTTACCGGCGCGACAGCGTATACCAATAAATCCGGGGTTGCAAAGGAACTCAAATACGCGCTGCCGCTCTACAAGGCGGCAATAGCAGTATCTGCGCTCTCGCTCATTACGCACATCGCAACAAAAGGAGGCACGCTATGA
- the hgcB gene encoding mercury methylation ferredoxin HgcB, translating to MIYLKNVSTLEYNTSKCTGCTRCEQVCPRGVFVMDGNKARITDKDLCMECGACQKNCAHDAIKVDAGVGCAQALIYAENTGEEACCG from the coding sequence ATGATATACCTTAAAAACGTCTCCACCCTCGAATACAACACTTCAAAATGCACGGGATGCACCAGGTGCGAACAGGTATGCCCAAGAGGAGTGTTTGTTATGGACGGCAACAAGGCCCGCATAACGGACAAAGACCTTTGCATGGAGTGCGGCGCGTGCCAGAAAAACTGCGCTCACGACGCCATAAAGGTCGACGCAGGAGTGGGCTGCGCCCAGGCGCTGATTTACGCAGAGAACACCGGCGAAGAAGCCTGCTGCGGCTAG
- a CDS encoding N-6 DNA methylase has protein sequence MLKEYLKGIYEIQQRGDAREESYYSTLEELLERYSEEKKLKEVQVTTLPKKTEAGNPDFRVWDGKTRITGYIEAKDPSKEDLDSIEETDQLQRYLHTFPNLILTNFYEFRLYRDGKRIALARVARPFISRKLKTLPPVEEEKEFYALLDKFFSFSIPKTVSAEALAVELAKRTRFLKDEVMLEEVTSGRKGSIYEFYEAFKKYLIHDLSEEDFADLYSQTIAYGLFAARSRCKERFSRRAAYDFIPHTIGILREVFKFISLGDLPKQMEWVVDDIVEVLANADVGKILHDYSKEGKGKDPIVHFYETFLKEYDPKTREKRGVYYTPEPVVSYIVRSLDKILEDKFDKEDGLATRAVTVLDPAGGTLTFPAEAAKLAVERCVKKYGEGAREKLIRQHVLENFYAFELMMAPYAVGHMKMGFLFEELGFRLGDEERFKSYLTNTLEFEEFEQSNFPFMKALSEESHEAGKVKRETPILVIMGNPPYSGHSANVGEWISKRIGAYKQVDGKPLGEKNPKWLQDDYVKFIRFAQWKIDEAGRGMVGFITNHSWLDNPTFRGMRRSLMTSFDEVYVLDLHGNSLKKEKCPDGSKDENVFDIQQGVAISIFVKTGKSKEKGVYHSELYGLREKKYSWLEGHDLYDTKWKKLNPKSDAYFFIPRNEKALKEYETFWKVTDVFPVNSVGIVTARDNLTIKFTKDEVWQTVLNFSRLDADFARKAYELGDDARDWKVDLAQKDLMASGMRKEMIVPILYRPFDVRYTYYTGNSRGFHCMPRKDVMRHMMRENLGLITVRQVAEGIFDHAFCVDSIVESRITLSNKGIGYLFPLYLYEEVEPQKKKSTFGGSMMMLFEEKSEYTSKRPNISPKLIEALTKAYKKAPTPEEIFYYIYAVLYSNTYRAKYAEFLKSDFPRVPFTGDYKLFKKVGVFGQELAELHLLKSKSLNKPLVKFQGKGNHKVEKPKYDPKDKKVHINEGQYFEGISSEVWDYHIGGYRVMEKWLKERAKAERPLSLDDIKHYCRMSVSIEETIELQGKIDKVYSEIEENVIEA, from the coding sequence TACTTTCCCCAACCTGATATTGACTAATTTTTACGAGTTCAGGCTCTACCGCGACGGTAAGCGCATAGCTTTGGCGCGTGTGGCAAGGCCGTTTATATCCAGAAAACTCAAGACCCTGCCTCCTGTCGAAGAAGAAAAAGAGTTTTATGCCTTGCTTGACAAGTTTTTCTCGTTTTCAATCCCAAAGACAGTGAGTGCCGAGGCCCTTGCCGTAGAGCTTGCGAAAAGAACGCGTTTCTTGAAAGATGAGGTAATGCTCGAAGAGGTGACTAGCGGGCGCAAGGGAAGTATCTATGAGTTCTATGAGGCATTTAAGAAATACCTGATTCACGATTTGAGCGAAGAGGATTTCGCGGATTTATATTCCCAGACAATAGCCTACGGCCTGTTTGCCGCGAGGTCGAGGTGCAAGGAGCGGTTTTCGAGAAGGGCTGCTTACGACTTCATACCCCATACAATCGGGATATTGAGGGAGGTTTTTAAGTTCATTTCGTTGGGCGACCTTCCAAAGCAGATGGAGTGGGTGGTTGACGACATAGTAGAGGTGCTGGCAAACGCGGATGTCGGAAAAATCCTGCACGATTATTCCAAAGAGGGCAAGGGAAAAGACCCGATTGTGCATTTCTACGAGACGTTTCTTAAGGAATATGACCCCAAGACAAGGGAAAAAAGGGGCGTCTACTATACGCCGGAGCCGGTTGTTTCCTATATTGTAAGAAGCCTCGATAAAATACTTGAAGACAAATTTGACAAGGAAGACGGTCTTGCAACGCGCGCTGTTACGGTATTGGACCCTGCGGGAGGGACGCTGACCTTTCCGGCTGAGGCCGCGAAACTGGCAGTCGAAAGGTGCGTAAAAAAGTACGGCGAAGGAGCGCGTGAAAAGCTGATAAGGCAGCATGTCCTTGAAAACTTCTACGCCTTCGAATTGATGATGGCTCCCTATGCGGTCGGGCACATGAAGATGGGGTTTTTGTTCGAGGAACTGGGCTTTAGGCTCGGCGATGAGGAGAGGTTCAAGTCCTATCTTACCAATACGCTCGAGTTTGAGGAGTTCGAGCAAAGCAATTTCCCGTTCATGAAGGCGCTTTCCGAAGAATCGCACGAGGCCGGAAAGGTAAAGCGCGAAACCCCAATCCTCGTCATTATGGGCAATCCGCCGTATTCCGGGCATTCGGCGAACGTCGGCGAGTGGATATCTAAGCGTATAGGAGCGTATAAGCAGGTTGACGGTAAACCGCTTGGAGAGAAGAACCCGAAGTGGTTGCAGGACGATTATGTAAAGTTCATAAGGTTCGCTCAATGGAAGATAGATGAGGCAGGCAGAGGGATGGTGGGCTTTATTACAAACCACAGCTGGCTCGATAACCCGACGTTCAGGGGCATGAGACGGTCTTTGATGACGAGCTTTGACGAGGTTTATGTTTTGGATTTGCACGGAAATAGCCTTAAGAAGGAAAAATGCCCGGACGGCAGCAAGGACGAGAACGTATTTGATATTCAGCAGGGTGTAGCGATTTCGATTTTCGTAAAGACCGGCAAGAGCAAGGAAAAGGGCGTTTATCATTCGGAATTATACGGTTTGCGCGAAAAGAAATACTCATGGCTCGAAGGCCATGATTTGTACGATACGAAGTGGAAGAAGCTTAATCCCAAGTCCGACGCCTATTTTTTCATACCGAGAAACGAAAAGGCTCTAAAGGAATATGAGACCTTCTGGAAGGTTACGGATGTATTCCCGGTAAACAGCGTAGGTATAGTTACGGCAAGGGACAATCTGACGATAAAATTTACCAAAGATGAAGTTTGGCAAACGGTTTTGAATTTTTCGAGACTCGACGCTGATTTTGCCAGAAAGGCTTATGAACTCGGCGATGATGCGAGGGATTGGAAGGTTGATTTGGCGCAGAAGGACTTAATGGCCAGCGGTATGCGTAAAGAGATGATAGTTCCTATTCTATACAGACCGTTTGACGTTAGGTATACGTATTATACTGGTAACTCGCGTGGATTTCATTGTATGCCGCGCAAGGATGTTATGCGGCACATGATGAGGGAGAATCTGGGGCTGATAACCGTAAGACAGGTTGCCGAAGGAATTTTTGACCATGCTTTTTGCGTTGATTCAATCGTAGAAAGTAGAATTACATTGAGCAACAAGGGCATCGGGTATCTTTTCCCCCTTTATCTCTACGAAGAAGTCGAGCCTCAGAAGAAAAAATCCACTTTCGGCGGCTCAATGATGATGCTATTCGAGGAAAAGAGCGAGTATACATCCAAAAGGCCGAATATATCGCCTAAGCTCATAGAGGCCTTAACAAAGGCCTACAAAAAGGCACCTACGCCCGAAGAGATTTTTTACTATATTTACGCGGTTCTTTATTCGAATACATATAGGGCAAAATACGCCGAATTTTTAAAGAGCGATTTTCCGCGTGTGCCTTTTACAGGCGATTATAAGTTATTCAAAAAAGTCGGCGTATTTGGTCAGGAACTTGCGGAGTTGCATCTCCTTAAATCAAAGAGCCTCAATAAACCATTGGTAAAATTTCAGGGCAAGGGCAATCATAAGGTGGAAAAGCCCAAGTATGATCCGAAGGATAAAAAGGTTCATATAAACGAAGGTCAATACTTCGAAGGCATATCAAGCGAGGTCTGGGATTACCACATCGGCGGCTATAGAGTCATGGAAAAATGGTTAAAAGAAAGGGCGAAGGCAGAGAGGCCGCTATCGCTCGATGACATTAAACATTATTGCAGAATGAGCGTTTCGATAGAAGAAACAATCGAGTTGCAGGGAAAAATCGACAAGGTATATTCCGAAATTGAAGAGAATGTCATAGAAGCATAG